The following are encoded together in the Coffea arabica cultivar ET-39 chromosome 1c, Coffea Arabica ET-39 HiFi, whole genome shotgun sequence genome:
- the LOC113731497 gene encoding eukaryotic translation initiation factor 2 subunit beta-like yields MAEEENHKEAVQEEATAQEEVKDEAGDIAPFDPTKKKKKKKVVIQDPADDPVSELAEKTESLSVSDGLETTFAGLKKKKKKPAHTDLLNDDKENTGDELDDQIGEDEEAEGIVLQHYPWEGSDRDYEYEELLGRVFNILRENNPELAGDRRRTVMRPPQVLREGTKKTVFVNFMDLCKTMHRQPEHVMTFLLAEMGTSGSLDGQQRLVVKGRFAPKNFEGILRRYVNEYVICNGCKSPDTILSKENRLFFLRCEKCGSGRSVAPIKAGFVARVGRRKAGT; encoded by the exons ATGGCTGAGGAAGAAAATCATAAGGAGGCGGTGCAGGAGGAGGCAACCGCCCAGGAGGAAGTCAAGGATGAGGCTGGGGAT ATTGCCCCCTTTGATCccacaaagaagaagaaaaagaagaaagttgtAATTCAAGATCCTGCTGATGATCCTGTGAGTGAGTTGGCTGAAAAAACTGAAAGCCTATCAG TTTCTGATGGCCTTGAAACTACATTTGCgggtttgaaaaaaaagaagaagaaacct GCACATACAGATCTATTGAATGATGACAAGGAAAACACAGGAGATGAGTTGGATG ATCAAATCGGAGAGGATGAAGAAGCTGAAGGAATTGTTCTGCAACACTATCCATGGGAGGGAAGTGATCGAGATTATGAATATGAAGAg CTTCTGGGAAGAGTTTTCAACATTCTTCGTGAGAATAATCCTGAGCTTGCTGGAGACAGGCGGAGGACAGTAATGCGGCCTCCTCAGGTTCTTCGTGAAGGCACCAAGAAAACTGTTTTCGTGAATTTCATGGACCTCTGCAAAAC GATGCATAGGCAACCAGAGCATGTCATGACTTTCTTGCTGGCTGAAATGGGTACAAGTGGGTCACTTGATGGACAGCAAAGGCTTGTTGTTAAAGGAAGATTTGCGCCTAAAAATTTTGAGGGCATCTTGCGGCGATATGTCA ATGAATATGTCATTTGCAATGGGTGCAAAAGTCCCGATACAATCCTTTCAAAGGAGAACAGGCTCTTCTTCCTTAGATGTGAAAAG TGTGGTTCTGGAAGGTCAGTTGCTCCAATTAAAGCAGGATTTGTTGCTCGTGTTGGTCGCCGGAAAGCTGGAACTTGA